From a region of the Pseudoclavibacter endophyticus genome:
- a CDS encoding protein adenylyltransferase SelO: MDVNTPTAGAPSSAPVSNSPIALQHRFATDVPELAVPWRAAEVEHPRLLAFSDTLADELGVDAEALSSEEGLAFLTGNRLPEGVTPVAQGYSGHQWGMYTPRLGDGRALLLGEVTDRAGRLRDIHLKGSGATPFSRGADGLAAVGPMLREFIMGEAFHALGIPGTRALAVIGTGRLVRREGLEPGALLVRVASSHLRVGTFQYASASGNLEVLRRLADHAIERHAPEAAEAEHPYLAFYEHVVTAQAELVAAWMHVGFVHGVMSTDNTTVSGETIDFGPCAFLDAFDPGLWFSSIDQNGRYAYRQQPSIVQWNLARFAEALLPILPLTRDEAIAAAADADARADARERGDEAADDEGAESERRADAEARQIRAVELATAALERFGPQYAETYERGMRAKLGLAHVALDDARPVITGVLDLMTAARADYTQFFRGLGAHAASGRGTPARSLFPEPEAFERWAERWRALGPDREAMDAVNPAYIPRNHLVEEALAAASDEADLGPLERLLAAVRQPFDVRPGLARYAEPAPADFGPYTTFCGT, encoded by the coding sequence ATGGATGTCAACACCCCCACCGCGGGAGCACCCTCGAGTGCCCCCGTGAGCAACTCCCCGATCGCGCTGCAGCACCGCTTCGCGACCGATGTCCCGGAGCTCGCCGTGCCGTGGCGTGCCGCCGAGGTCGAGCATCCACGCCTGCTCGCCTTCAGCGACACGCTGGCCGACGAGCTCGGCGTCGACGCCGAAGCGCTGAGCAGTGAAGAGGGGCTCGCGTTCCTCACCGGCAACCGCCTCCCGGAGGGCGTCACGCCCGTCGCGCAGGGTTATTCCGGCCACCAGTGGGGCATGTACACGCCCCGCCTCGGCGACGGTCGCGCGCTCCTCCTCGGCGAAGTCACTGACCGCGCGGGACGCTTGCGCGACATCCACCTGAAGGGGTCGGGCGCAACGCCGTTCTCGCGCGGCGCCGACGGGCTCGCCGCCGTCGGGCCGATGCTTCGCGAGTTCATCATGGGCGAGGCGTTCCACGCGCTCGGCATCCCGGGAACCCGCGCGCTCGCGGTCATCGGCACGGGCCGGCTCGTGCGGCGCGAGGGGCTCGAACCGGGGGCGCTCCTCGTGCGCGTCGCGAGCAGCCACCTGCGCGTCGGCACGTTCCAGTACGCGAGCGCTTCCGGCAACCTGGAGGTGCTGCGGCGCCTCGCGGACCACGCCATCGAGCGTCACGCGCCCGAGGCGGCGGAAGCGGAGCATCCGTACCTCGCGTTCTACGAGCACGTCGTCACCGCGCAGGCCGAGCTCGTGGCGGCGTGGATGCATGTGGGGTTCGTGCACGGCGTCATGAGCACCGACAACACGACCGTGTCGGGCGAGACGATCGACTTCGGGCCGTGCGCCTTCCTCGACGCCTTCGATCCGGGCCTCTGGTTCAGCTCGATCGACCAGAACGGGCGGTACGCCTACCGGCAGCAGCCGTCGATCGTGCAGTGGAACCTGGCGCGCTTCGCCGAGGCGCTGCTGCCGATCCTGCCGCTCACCCGCGACGAGGCGATCGCCGCGGCCGCCGACGCCGACGCTCGCGCCGACGCGAGGGAGCGAGGCGACGAGGCCGCCGACGACGAGGGCGCCGAAAGCGAGCGGCGCGCCGACGCCGAGGCGCGGCAAATCCGCGCCGTCGAGCTCGCGACGGCGGCCCTCGAGCGCTTCGGGCCGCAGTACGCAGAGACGTACGAGCGGGGGATGCGCGCCAAGCTCGGTCTCGCCCACGTCGCGCTCGACGACGCGCGGCCGGTGATCACCGGCGTGCTCGACCTCATGACGGCCGCGCGCGCCGACTACACGCAGTTCTTTCGGGGCCTCGGCGCGCACGCCGCTTCGGGACGCGGCACGCCGGCGCGCTCGCTCTTCCCCGAGCCGGAGGCGTTCGAGCGGTGGGCCGAGCGCTGGCGCGCTCTCGGACCCGACCGGGAGGCGATGGACGCGGTGAACCCGGCCTACATCCCGCGGAACCACCTGGTCGAAGAGGCGCTCGCCGCGGCGAGCGACGAGGCCGACCTCGGGCCGCTCGAGCGCCTGCTCGCGGCGGTGCGGCAGCCGTTCGACGTGCGGCCCGGCCTGGCGCGGTACGCCGAGCCCGCGCCGGCCGACTTCGGGCCGTATACGACCTTCTGCGGCACGTAG
- a CDS encoding NAD-dependent epimerase/dehydratase family protein: MTVLVTGASGYLGRAVAAELLAAGHDVRTLQRRPSGAAGAVDTLGSVTDRATVERAVGGADAVVHLAAKVSLAGEAAEFRAINVDGTRTLLDAAERAGVTRFVQVSSPSVAHAGAALAGVGAEPASPEHARGEYARTKAEAELLALARDGVSGMRVVAVRPHLVWGPGDTQLVERIVERARRGTLPLLNGGTALIDTTYVDNAATGIVAALHRADMAHGNAYVLTNGEPRPVGDLLGGICRAAGVPAPRVSVPAALGRIAGAAVEWVWTVRPGVDEPPMTRFLAEQLSTAHWFDQRSTRRDLDWAPTVSIDEGLRRLAKHYGTGSD, encoded by the coding sequence ATGACCGTGCTCGTCACGGGAGCATCCGGCTACCTCGGACGTGCCGTCGCGGCGGAGTTGCTCGCCGCCGGACACGACGTGCGCACGCTGCAGCGGCGCCCCTCAGGGGCAGCGGGAGCGGTCGACACCCTCGGTTCGGTGACCGACCGGGCCACGGTCGAGCGCGCGGTCGGCGGGGCGGATGCCGTTGTGCACCTCGCGGCCAAGGTCTCGCTCGCGGGCGAGGCGGCCGAGTTCCGCGCCATCAACGTCGACGGCACTCGCACGCTGCTCGATGCCGCCGAGCGAGCCGGGGTGACGCGCTTCGTGCAGGTGTCGTCGCCGTCGGTCGCGCACGCCGGCGCGGCACTCGCGGGGGTCGGCGCCGAGCCCGCGTCGCCTGAGCACGCGCGCGGCGAGTACGCGCGCACAAAGGCGGAGGCCGAGCTGCTGGCGCTCGCCCGTGACGGTGTCAGCGGCATGCGCGTGGTCGCCGTGCGCCCGCACCTCGTGTGGGGTCCCGGCGACACGCAGCTCGTCGAGCGCATCGTCGAGCGGGCGCGCCGCGGCACGTTACCGCTCCTGAACGGGGGCACGGCGCTCATCGACACGACCTACGTCGACAACGCCGCAACCGGGATCGTGGCGGCGCTCCACCGCGCCGACATGGCCCACGGCAACGCGTACGTGCTCACCAATGGCGAGCCGCGACCGGTCGGCGACCTGCTCGGCGGAATTTGCCGCGCCGCGGGCGTTCCGGCCCCCAGGGTCAGCGTTCCCGCGGCCCTCGGGCGCATCGCCGGAGCGGCGGTCGAGTGGGTCTGGACCGTGCGGCCGGGCGTCGATGAGCCGCCGATGACGCGATTCCTGGCTGAGCAGCTCTCGACCGCGCACTGGTTCGACCAACGCTCGACGCGCCGCGACCTCGACTGGGCGCCGACCGTCTCGATCGACGAAGGGCTCCGCCGGCTGGCGAAGCACTACGGCACGGGCTCAGACTGA
- a CDS encoding alpha/beta fold hydrolase, whose protein sequence is MLTVPPAASGGGGAAGPSAGDETTWHYLDTGDALAELGAPVVGTVLAVHGNPTWSYLWRSLVSASVAAAEAGRPAWRVVAVDQLEMGFSQRSGEHRTLARRVADLGAFTDALGLGRGDDEGGAGGRAPVVTIGHDWGGVISLGWAIDHPHLLAGVALLNTAVHQPAGTPIPAPLRLARARGVLEASAVATTAFLDTTLTLASPPLARSVKAAYRAPYRTANRRRGIGGFVRDIPVDAAHPSVPALTRIAAGVADLAVPGLMLWGPNDPIFSDRYLDDLTDRLPRADVHRFEGASHLIAEERPYAEAVLAWLEERVASPPASLVTPSSPAPRGAAEDHADAFRPIWHGIEARADDDDIAVIDMAGRSAGARGAAHEHEPRRVTWRQLATRVNDLAAGLHRLGVRRGDRVSVLVQPGPTLTAVLYACLRIGAVVVVADAGLGVSGLTRAVRGAWPDVIIGGRPGLAAARALGWPGIRIAAEHLPRYAASALGVSHSLRQVATLGAAAGAAVPAPPGPEHDAAILFTSGSTGPAKGVVYTHRQLAALRDGLAAHFDVTPATGLVTGFAPFALLGPALGTRSVTPDMDVSSPRTLTARAVAAALRASGARIVFLSPAAMRNVVETARELTPDDRRALERVRTFLSTGAPIGASLLARAAELMPNATPHTPYGMTECLLVTDVTLDGILSAADAPDEGVCVGTPIGEARVLVSALDGDGRATGAPSDVPGVLGELVVSAPHLKSHYDRLWITDREAVRGTGTIEPTEPAMPASRAERWHRTGDIGHLDEQGRVWVEGRVQHVIVTADGPVAPVGPEQAVESAEGVRRAAVVGVGPQGLRQAVAVVETESRAQRPQLADAELAARIRAKAPLPLAAVFVVPSLPTDIRHNSKIDRTRLAAWADATLAGRSPEAP, encoded by the coding sequence ATGCTGACGGTTCCGCCAGCGGCGAGCGGCGGTGGCGGGGCGGCCGGGCCGAGTGCTGGCGACGAGACAACGTGGCACTACCTCGACACGGGCGACGCGCTCGCCGAGCTCGGCGCGCCCGTCGTCGGCACCGTCCTCGCGGTGCACGGCAACCCGACCTGGTCGTACCTGTGGCGTTCGCTCGTGAGCGCGTCGGTCGCGGCGGCCGAGGCCGGCCGGCCGGCCTGGCGGGTCGTCGCCGTCGACCAGCTCGAGATGGGGTTCTCCCAGCGCAGCGGCGAGCATCGCACGCTCGCGCGGCGCGTCGCCGACCTCGGCGCGTTCACCGACGCGCTCGGGCTCGGGCGCGGCGACGACGAGGGCGGCGCCGGCGGCCGCGCGCCGGTCGTCACGATCGGCCACGATTGGGGCGGCGTCATCTCGCTCGGTTGGGCGATCGATCATCCGCACCTACTGGCCGGTGTCGCGCTCCTCAACACGGCCGTGCACCAACCGGCGGGCACGCCGATTCCCGCGCCGCTGCGCCTTGCCCGCGCGCGCGGCGTGCTCGAGGCCTCTGCCGTCGCCACGACGGCCTTCCTCGACACGACGCTCACGCTCGCGTCGCCGCCGCTTGCACGGTCGGTCAAGGCCGCCTATCGGGCGCCGTATCGCACGGCGAACCGGCGGCGCGGCATCGGCGGATTCGTGCGCGACATCCCCGTGGACGCGGCCCACCCGAGCGTCCCCGCACTCACCCGAATCGCGGCCGGCGTCGCAGACCTCGCGGTTCCCGGGCTCATGCTCTGGGGGCCGAACGACCCCATCTTCAGTGATCGGTACCTCGACGATCTCACCGACCGACTTCCGCGCGCCGACGTCCACCGGTTCGAGGGGGCGAGCCACCTCATCGCCGAGGAGCGGCCCTACGCGGAGGCCGTGCTCGCGTGGCTCGAGGAACGTGTCGCTTCGCCGCCGGCATCCCTCGTGACGCCGTCCTCCCCGGCACCTCGTGGAGCGGCCGAAGACCACGCCGATGCCTTCAGACCGATCTGGCACGGCATCGAGGCGCGCGCCGACGATGACGACATCGCCGTCATCGACATGGCAGGCCGGTCCGCGGGCGCCCGCGGCGCCGCGCACGAGCACGAACCCCGTCGCGTCACGTGGCGGCAGCTCGCCACGCGCGTGAACGATCTCGCCGCCGGCCTGCACCGGCTCGGCGTACGCCGCGGCGACCGCGTCTCGGTGCTGGTGCAGCCCGGGCCGACCCTCACGGCCGTCCTCTACGCGTGCCTTCGGATCGGCGCGGTCGTCGTCGTGGCCGACGCCGGCCTCGGCGTCAGCGGTCTCACCCGCGCGGTCAGGGGCGCGTGGCCCGACGTGATCATCGGCGGACGACCCGGCCTCGCCGCCGCGCGCGCGCTCGGCTGGCCCGGCATCCGCATCGCCGCCGAGCACCTGCCGCGGTACGCCGCCTCGGCGCTCGGCGTCTCGCACAGCCTGCGCCAGGTGGCCACGCTGGGTGCGGCGGCGGGCGCCGCCGTCCCCGCCCCGCCCGGCCCGGAGCACGACGCCGCGATCCTGTTCACGTCGGGGTCGACGGGCCCGGCCAAGGGCGTCGTCTATACCCACCGTCAGCTCGCCGCACTGCGCGACGGGCTCGCCGCCCACTTCGACGTCACGCCTGCGACCGGTCTCGTGACGGGCTTCGCCCCGTTCGCGCTCCTCGGACCGGCCCTCGGAACGCGTTCGGTCACGCCCGACATGGACGTCTCGTCGCCCCGCACGCTCACGGCGCGCGCGGTCGCAGCGGCACTCCGGGCATCCGGTGCCCGCATCGTGTTCCTCTCTCCGGCGGCCATGCGGAACGTCGTCGAAACGGCCCGCGAGCTGACTCCGGACGACCGGCGCGCGCTCGAGCGAGTGCGCACCTTCCTCTCGACCGGCGCGCCAATCGGGGCGAGCCTGCTCGCGCGGGCCGCCGAGCTCATGCCGAACGCGACGCCGCACACGCCCTACGGGATGACCGAGTGCCTGCTCGTCACCGACGTGACGCTCGATGGCATCCTGTCGGCCGCCGACGCTCCCGACGAGGGCGTGTGCGTCGGCACGCCGATCGGCGAGGCCCGCGTGCTCGTGAGCGCGCTCGACGGCGACGGCCGCGCGACGGGCGCCCCGAGCGACGTCCCCGGAGTGCTCGGCGAGCTCGTCGTCTCGGCGCCGCACCTCAAGTCGCACTACGACCGCCTGTGGATCACCGACCGCGAGGCGGTGCGCGGCACGGGCACCATCGAGCCGACCGAGCCCGCGATGCCTGCGTCGCGGGCCGAGCGCTGGCACCGCACGGGCGACATCGGCCACCTCGACGAGCAGGGCCGCGTGTGGGTCGAGGGGCGCGTGCAGCACGTCATCGTGACGGCCGACGGGCCAGTCGCGCCGGTCGGGCCCGAGCAGGCGGTCGAATCGGCCGAGGGCGTTCGCCGCGCCGCCGTCGTCGGCGTCGGCCCGCAGGGCCTTCGCCAGGCGGTCGCCGTCGTCGAGACCGAGTCTCGAGCGCAGCGCCCGCAGCTCGCCGACGCCGAACTTGCCGCCCGCATCCGGGCGAAGGCGCCGCTCCCACTCGCGGCCGTGTTCGTGGTGCCGAGCCTGCCGACCGACATCCGCCACAACTCCAAGATCGATCGCACACGCCTCGCGGCCTGGGCCGATGCAACGCTCGCCGGCCGGTCGCCGGAGGCGCCATGA
- a CDS encoding 3-oxoacyl-ACP synthase III yields MLFRYGGRSPVVAAGEEVTGNATTRFSNVALLSVASELPSRVTTSDDIEDHLAAALKRLKLRSGLLRRVAGVLERRNWATGESADDATVVAGRRALAHAGVDAGDVGLLINTSVTRKHLEPSVAVRLHHGLGLPTSAINFDIANACLGFVNGISLAAGMIESGQIRYAVIVNGEDADDIQVNTVARLQREGIDREGFMSEFASLTLGSGSAVAVLGRADEHPAGHRVLGGVTRAATQFHDLCVGSVDGMFTDAKALLKGGLDLVVSAWKEAGTEWDWKSMDRYITHQVSTVHTNAIVKAVKLDRSRVPTTFPHLGNVGPASIPITLAEEQSSLRKGDRVLLMGVGSGLNTAMMELAW; encoded by the coding sequence ATGCTGTTCCGCTATGGCGGCCGATCCCCTGTGGTCGCAGCGGGAGAAGAAGTGACAGGCAACGCGACAACTCGATTCAGCAACGTCGCACTCTTGTCGGTTGCCAGCGAGCTGCCGAGCAGAGTGACGACGTCCGATGACATCGAAGACCATCTCGCGGCAGCCCTCAAACGGCTGAAGCTGCGCAGCGGGCTGCTGCGGCGGGTGGCGGGCGTGCTCGAGCGCCGCAACTGGGCGACGGGCGAGTCGGCCGACGACGCGACCGTCGTCGCGGGCCGGCGCGCACTCGCCCACGCGGGTGTCGATGCGGGCGACGTCGGCCTGCTCATCAACACCTCGGTCACCCGGAAGCACCTCGAGCCGTCCGTCGCGGTGCGACTGCATCACGGTCTCGGCCTGCCGACCTCCGCCATCAACTTCGACATCGCCAACGCCTGCCTCGGCTTCGTCAACGGCATCAGTCTCGCGGCGGGCATGATCGAGTCGGGCCAGATCCGCTATGCCGTGATCGTCAACGGCGAAGACGCCGACGACATCCAGGTCAACACGGTGGCCCGGCTTCAGCGCGAGGGCATCGACCGTGAAGGCTTCATGAGCGAGTTCGCCTCGCTCACCCTCGGCTCCGGCTCGGCCGTCGCCGTGCTGGGGCGGGCCGACGAGCATCCGGCCGGGCATCGTGTGCTCGGCGGCGTCACCCGCGCGGCGACCCAGTTCCACGACCTGTGCGTCGGCAGTGTCGATGGCATGTTCACCGACGCGAAGGCCCTCCTCAAGGGCGGCCTCGACCTCGTCGTTTCGGCGTGGAAGGAGGCGGGCACCGAGTGGGACTGGAAGTCGATGGACCGCTACATCACCCACCAGGTGTCGACGGTGCACACGAACGCGATCGTCAAGGCCGTGAAGCTCGACCGCAGCCGGGTGCCAACGACCTTCCCCCACCTCGGGAACGTGGGGCCGGCGTCGATTCCCATCACCCTCGCGGAAGAGCAGTCGTCGCTGCGCAAGGGCGACCGCGTGCTGCTCATGGGCGTCGGCTCCGGCCTGAACACCGCGATGATGGAGCTTGCTTGGTGA
- a CDS encoding exodeoxyribonuclease III, with product MRIATWNVNSVRARTGRIVDWLERADIDVLAMQETKCKVDQFPVGAFEEAGYEVEVHGTNQWNGVAFASRLPMSEPRVGFANMPGYANTPPESGELPLEARALGVTVEDVRLWSLYVPNGRELGHPHYAYKLAWLRALLDDTVAWLGEHPDEPLALMGDFNIAPLDTDVWDMAAFDGLTHVSPPERDAFQALLDGGLVDVVRDRGEEGFTYWDYKAGRFQRNHGMRIDFILGSAAFDELVVDASIERDERGGDAPSDHVPVVVELDIETSMDDDRPMIF from the coding sequence ATGCGCATCGCCACCTGGAACGTGAACTCCGTCCGGGCCCGCACGGGCCGCATCGTCGACTGGCTCGAGCGCGCCGACATCGACGTGCTCGCCATGCAAGAGACGAAGTGCAAGGTCGACCAGTTCCCCGTCGGGGCCTTCGAGGAGGCGGGCTACGAGGTTGAGGTGCACGGCACCAACCAGTGGAACGGCGTCGCCTTCGCCAGCCGCCTCCCCATGAGCGAGCCCCGTGTCGGTTTCGCCAACATGCCCGGATACGCCAACACGCCCCCCGAGTCGGGCGAGCTGCCGCTTGAAGCGCGTGCGCTGGGGGTGACGGTCGAAGACGTGCGCCTGTGGTCGCTGTACGTGCCGAACGGCCGGGAGCTCGGGCATCCCCACTACGCCTACAAGCTCGCGTGGTTGCGCGCACTCCTCGACGACACCGTCGCGTGGCTCGGGGAGCACCCCGACGAACCGCTCGCGCTCATGGGCGACTTCAACATCGCCCCGCTCGACACGGATGTGTGGGACATGGCCGCGTTCGACGGGCTGACGCACGTCTCACCGCCGGAACGCGACGCGTTTCAGGCGTTGCTCGATGGCGGCCTCGTCGATGTCGTCCGCGACCGCGGCGAGGAGGGATTCACGTACTGGGACTACAAGGCCGGCCGCTTTCAGCGCAACCACGGCATGCGCATCGACTTCATCCTCGGCTCGGCGGCGTTCGACGAGCTCGTCGTCGACGCGTCGATCGAGCGCGACGAGCGCGGCGGCGATGCCCCGAGCGACCACGTGCCGGTGGTCGTGGAGCTCGACATCGAGACCTCGATGGACGACGACCGCCCGATGATCTTCTAG
- a CDS encoding NUDIX hydrolase — protein MTRTPGAAPKPTAASASPREHDSRERGGDATRVAVSTVIFTLRRGDSDAVGSREDRVGRAGRQAGGRLAGDRAHAPSADVVIPLVRRLREPYEGRWALPGGWLDIAEGLDEAASRTLAETTGLMPSYLEQLYAFGAVDRSTTRVVSIVYWALLRHEEVAAAAAPENVAWFDANALPRLAFDHNDIVAYALWRLRNKVGYSRIAHGLLADEFTLAELREVYESILGKRLDPANFRRQAESAGGLIATDRFRTGSHRPARLYRYDDTLELASRGPLGQSP, from the coding sequence ATGACACGAACCCCGGGCGCGGCGCCGAAGCCGACGGCGGCATCCGCATCGCCGCGCGAGCACGACTCGCGCGAGCGCGGCGGCGACGCGACGCGGGTCGCCGTGTCGACGGTCATCTTCACGCTTCGACGGGGCGACAGCGACGCCGTCGGCTCGCGCGAGGACCGTGTGGGCCGAGCGGGCCGGCAGGCGGGGGGCCGCCTGGCCGGCGACAGGGCGCACGCGCCATCGGCAGACGTCGTGATCCCGCTCGTACGGCGCCTGCGTGAGCCCTACGAGGGACGATGGGCGCTGCCGGGCGGCTGGCTCGACATCGCCGAGGGCCTCGACGAGGCAGCATCGCGCACGCTTGCCGAAACGACCGGCCTCATGCCGAGCTACCTCGAGCAGCTGTACGCCTTCGGCGCCGTCGACCGATCGACAACGCGCGTTGTGTCGATCGTGTACTGGGCACTGTTGCGCCATGAAGAGGTCGCGGCCGCCGCCGCCCCCGAAAACGTGGCCTGGTTTGACGCCAACGCGCTCCCACGCCTCGCATTCGACCACAACGACATCGTCGCGTACGCGCTGTGGCGCCTGCGCAACAAGGTCGGTTACAGCCGCATCGCGCACGGGCTCCTCGCCGACGAGTTCACCCTCGCCGAGCTCCGCGAGGTCTACGAGTCGATCCTCGGCAAACGCCTCGACCCGGCGAACTTCCGGCGCCAGGCCGAGAGCGCGGGCGGACTCATCGCCACCGACCGCTTCCGCACGGGCAGCCACCGCCCCGCCCGCCTCTACCGCTACGACGACACGCTCGAGCTCGCGAGCCGCGGCCCGCTGGGCCAGAGCCCCTAG
- the nadA gene encoding quinolinate synthase NadA, with protein sequence MPATFLPLTTRPDPPADASADASVEHVIRAIVDGRSTAETCNTDLAAGPWDFDARTGYGPGSSMGDVIPAGAPRQGELPVEYREAGEDELDARIMAAKRTLGDRVVVLGHFYQRDEVVRHADHVGDSFQLAGAARSRPEAESIVFCGVHFMAETADLLSRPEQAVILPNLAAGCSMADMADIDQVEDCWEQLEDLYGDMDAVGDDGRVPVVPVTYMNSSAAIKGFVGRNGGIVCTSSNARTVLEWAFERGRRVLFFPDQHLGRNTAKAMGVPLDQMPMWNPRSPLGGNAEDELRDARVILWHGFCSVHRRFTVDQIARARDEHPGVRVIVHPECPMPVVDAADESGSTDYIRRAIDAATEPTTFAIGTEVNLVQRLAAQYPQHTIFCLDPVVCPCSTMYRIHPGYLAWVLEGLVAGTVHNRITVPDDVAAPARVALERMLAAKPHAPGALAGAAAGVDAPRTTVRP encoded by the coding sequence ATGCCCGCAACGTTCCTGCCCCTCACCACCCGCCCCGACCCACCGGCCGACGCCTCCGCCGACGCCTCGGTCGAACACGTCATCCGCGCCATCGTCGACGGCCGGTCGACGGCCGAGACCTGCAACACCGACCTGGCGGCCGGCCCGTGGGACTTCGACGCCAGAACCGGGTACGGCCCGGGCTCCTCGATGGGCGACGTCATCCCGGCCGGCGCTCCCCGCCAGGGCGAGCTGCCCGTCGAGTACCGCGAGGCGGGCGAAGACGAGCTCGACGCGCGCATCATGGCCGCCAAGCGGACGCTCGGCGACCGCGTCGTCGTACTCGGCCACTTCTACCAGCGCGACGAGGTCGTGCGCCACGCCGACCACGTCGGCGACTCGTTCCAGCTCGCGGGGGCCGCGAGGAGCCGCCCGGAGGCCGAGTCCATCGTGTTCTGCGGCGTGCACTTCATGGCCGAGACCGCCGACCTGCTCTCGCGACCCGAGCAGGCGGTGATCCTGCCGAATCTCGCCGCCGGCTGCTCGATGGCCGACATGGCCGACATCGACCAGGTCGAAGACTGCTGGGAGCAGCTCGAGGACCTCTACGGCGACATGGATGCTGTGGGCGACGACGGCCGCGTGCCCGTCGTTCCCGTCACCTACATGAACTCGTCGGCGGCCATCAAGGGGTTCGTCGGACGCAACGGCGGCATTGTGTGCACGTCGTCCAACGCGCGAACCGTGCTCGAGTGGGCGTTCGAGCGGGGCCGGCGTGTGCTCTTCTTCCCCGACCAGCACCTTGGCCGCAACACCGCGAAGGCCATGGGCGTGCCGCTCGATCAGATGCCAATGTGGAACCCGCGCAGCCCCCTCGGCGGCAACGCGGAGGACGAGCTGCGCGATGCGCGCGTGATCCTCTGGCACGGATTCTGCTCGGTGCACCGCCGCTTCACGGTCGACCAGATCGCGCGGGCGCGTGACGAGCACCCGGGCGTGCGCGTGATCGTGCACCCCGAGTGCCCCATGCCCGTCGTCGACGCGGCCGACGAGTCGGGCTCGACCGACTACATCCGGCGCGCGATCGACGCCGCGACCGAGCCGACGACGTTCGCGATCGGCACCGAGGTCAACCTCGTGCAGCGCCTGGCCGCGCAGTACCCGCAGCACACCATCTTCTGCCTCGACCCCGTCGTGTGCCCCTGCTCGACCATGTACCGCATCCACCCCGGCTACCTCGCGTGGGTGCTGGAGGGCCTGGTCGCCGGCACCGTGCACAACCGCATCACGGTGCCGGACGATGTCGCCGCCCCGGCGCGCGTGGCGCTCGAGCGCATGCTCGCGGCGAAGCCGCACGCACCGGGCGCGCTCGCGGGTGCCGCCGCGGGGGTGGATGCTCCGAGGACGACGGTCAGGCCGTGA